Proteins from one Oncorhynchus masou masou isolate Uvic2021 chromosome 12, UVic_Omas_1.1, whole genome shotgun sequence genomic window:
- the LOC135550253 gene encoding reticulon-3-like isoform X1 — MADPTTQSAQISCAMNASSTKESTYYVMELVYWRDPKKSAVAFGMSLLVLLSLATFSVISVVSYMLLALLCVTITFRVYKSVIQAVQKSEEGHPFKALMEKDLTVQPEIFRKYVDVCLTYVNLAIKQARHLLLVEDLVDSLKLAGFMWLLTYVGAVFNGITILILTDIIFFSTPLVYERNKTQIDQYIELIRTRVEVTLAKLQDKLPGAVKRTKAE, encoded by the exons ATGGCAGATCCGACGACACAGTCTGCCCAGATTTCGTGCGCTATGAACGCTTCATCGACCAAAGAATCCACATATTACG TGATGGAGCTGGTGTACTGGCGGGACCCAAAGAAGTCTGCGGTGGCCTTTGGCATGTCTCTGCTGGTCCTTCTGTCCCTGGCCACCTTCAGTGTCATCAGTGTGGTCTCCTACATGCTGCTGGCACTGCTCTGTGTCACAATCACCTTCCGCGTCTACAAGTCTGTCATTCAGGCAGTGCAGAAGTCTGAAGAGGGCCACCCCTTCAA GGCTCTGATGGAGAAGGACCTGACCGTTCAGCCTGAGATTTTCCGAAAATATGTGGATGTGTGTCTGACCTATGTGAATCTTGCCATCAAACAGGCCAGGCACCTGCTGCTGGTGGAGGACCTGGTGGACTCGCTGAAG CTGGCTGGTTTCATGTGGCTGCTGACTTATGTGGGCGCTGTCTTCAATGGCATCACTATCCTGATACTGA CTGATATCATTTTCTTCAGCACGCCTCTGGTTTATGAGAGAAATAAA ACTCAGATCGATCAATACATTGAACTGATTCGCACCAGAGTTGAAGTCACACTTGCAAA GCTTCAAGATAAACTCCCTGGGGCAGTAAAGCGCACCAAAGCAGAGTGA
- the LOC135550253 gene encoding reticulon-3-like isoform X2 — protein sequence MADPTTQSAQISCAMNASSTKESTYYVMELVYWRDPKKSAVAFGMSLLVLLSLATFSVISVVSYMLLALLCVTITFRVYKSVIQAVQKSEEGHPFKALMEKDLTVQPEIFRKYVDVCLTYVNLAIKQARHLLLVEDLVDSLKTQIDQYIELIRTRVEVTLAKLQDKLPGAVKRTKAE from the exons ATGGCAGATCCGACGACACAGTCTGCCCAGATTTCGTGCGCTATGAACGCTTCATCGACCAAAGAATCCACATATTACG TGATGGAGCTGGTGTACTGGCGGGACCCAAAGAAGTCTGCGGTGGCCTTTGGCATGTCTCTGCTGGTCCTTCTGTCCCTGGCCACCTTCAGTGTCATCAGTGTGGTCTCCTACATGCTGCTGGCACTGCTCTGTGTCACAATCACCTTCCGCGTCTACAAGTCTGTCATTCAGGCAGTGCAGAAGTCTGAAGAGGGCCACCCCTTCAA GGCTCTGATGGAGAAGGACCTGACCGTTCAGCCTGAGATTTTCCGAAAATATGTGGATGTGTGTCTGACCTATGTGAATCTTGCCATCAAACAGGCCAGGCACCTGCTGCTGGTGGAGGACCTGGTGGACTCGCTGAAG ACTCAGATCGATCAATACATTGAACTGATTCGCACCAGAGTTGAAGTCACACTTGCAAA GCTTCAAGATAAACTCCCTGGGGCAGTAAAGCGCACCAAAGCAGAGTGA